A window of the Lactuca sativa cultivar Salinas chromosome 7, Lsat_Salinas_v11, whole genome shotgun sequence genome harbors these coding sequences:
- the LOC128127122 gene encoding protein disulfide-isomerase like 2-2-like, which translates to MDRSTKVFILISFFFLSVISNFNLVHAEELFDCTFDQAVMKSQDKWIVQFLIPQCGAVKGLKPEWDKASANMCGKVKFGEVNCQNCPELCGKYKVPHFPYILQFGTDKTKEPIQYKGAWSAGALEEAALSIA; encoded by the exons ATGGATCGCTCGACAAAAGTGTTCATCTtgatttctttcttctttttatcGGTCATCTCAAATTTCAATCTCGTTCATGCTGAAGAATTGTTTGACTGTACTTTTGATCAGGCGGTTATGAAAAGCCAAGACAAATGGATTGTCCAGTTCCTTATACCTCA GTGTGGAGCCGTTAAAGGCCTTAAACCTGAATGGGACAAAGCTTCAGCTAATATGTGCGGAAAGGTCAAGTTTGGTGAAGTGAACTGTCAGAATTGCCCA GAATTATGTGGTAAGTACAAGGTACCACATTTCCcatatattttacaatttggtaCAGATAAGACAAAAGAACCTATCCAATACAAAGGAGCATGGAGTGCTGGAGCGCTAGAAGAAGCTGCCCTTAGTATCGCctaa